A genomic stretch from Sphaerodactylus townsendi isolate TG3544 linkage group LG15, MPM_Stown_v2.3, whole genome shotgun sequence includes:
- the LOC125445257 gene encoding ribonuclease-like, whose translation MSPKGPHGWILSLLLLVTVACLVQHCEGSAYQGFLKRHLDNPKSDFGNSNNYCYQMMRRKGLRCQRGNTFIHTSEALLKSLVCTSRGRVLQGNVTSKTMFPLTICKIKRRLRKLWCRYKGKTAIKRIRVTCDKGLPVHFISHV comes from the coding sequence ATGTCTCCCAAAGGCCCCCATGGCTGGATTCTCAGCCTCCTGCTCCTCGTAACAGTGGCCTGTCTGGTGCAGCACTGCGAAGGCTCGGCGTACCAAGGCTTCCTGAAAAGGCACCTGGACAACCCCAAATCAGACTTCGGCAACAGCAACAACTACTGCTACCAGATGATGCGTCGCAAAGGGCTGAGATGCCAGCGGGGCAACACGTTCATCCACACCAGCGAAGCGCTGCTGAAGTCACTGGTCTGCACTTCGAGAGGGCGGGTCCTGCAGGGCAACGTGACCAGCAAAACCATGTTCCCCCTCACCATCTGCAAGATAAAGAGACGCCTGCGCAAGTTGTGGTGCCGGTACAAGGGGAAGACCGCAATCAAGAGGATCCGGGTCACCTGCGACAAAGGCCTGCCTGTCCACTTCATCTCCCACgtgtag
- the LOC125445046 gene encoding angiogenin-like yields MRPSEGACCFLLLLLVAELLPGSSGGNNPRYEKFLSQHRDDPRSSFHGRYCDSLMRSRGLTKPECKEVNTFIHGSKRQIRAVCDQEGVPDGELRRSLRPFRVTTCTHRGGSVRPPCEYKENTSPRYIVIGCENGWPVHYDESQIVTTV; encoded by the coding sequence ATGAGGCCGTCAGAAGGCGCctgctgcttcctgctgctgttgctggtgGCCGAATTGCTGCCCGGATCATCCGGCGGCAACAATCCCCGCTACGAGAAATTCCTGAGCCAGCACCGGGACGACCCCAGGAGCAGCTTCCACGGGCGCTACTGTGACAGCCTGATGCGCAGCCGGGGCCTCACCAAGCCCGAGTGCAAGGAAGTGAACACCTTTATCCACGGGTCCAAAAGGCAGATCCGGGCAGTGTGCGACCAAGAGGGGGTTCCCGACGGGGAGCTGCGGCGCAGCCTGCGACCCTTCCGGGTTACGACCTGCACCCACAGGGGTGGCTCAGTCCGCCCGCCCTGCGAGTACAAAGAGAACACCTCGCCCAGGTACATCGTCATTGGCTGTGAAAACGGCTGGCCTGTCCACTATGATGAGAGCCAAATCGTGACCACGGTCTGA
- the LOC125444966 gene encoding ribonuclease-like translates to MTPKISFWLLLRLAVLLAAFLLQSSEGSRYRHFQRQHVDHPRTGAANDNAYCNLMMRRRGLTRGRCKPTNTFIHSSLNTIRSVCQGRRNLCDSRQSFSMTVCRNRGRYPRCNYVGRRHNRRMRLGCRNGVPVHFDRML, encoded by the coding sequence ATGACTCCGAAAATCTCCTTCTGGTTACTGCTCCGTTTGGCCGTCCTTCTGGCCGCTTTTCTGCTGCAGTCCAGTGAAGGGTCGAGATACCGGCATTTCCAACGGCAGCACGTTGATCATCCTCGGACCGGAGCCGCCAACGACAACGCCTACTGCAATCTCATGATGCGGCGGAGAGGCTTGACGAGAGGCCGCTGCAAACCCACCAACACCTTCATCCATAGCAGTCTCAACACCATTCGAAGTGTCTGCCAAGGGAGACGGAATCTGTGCGACAGCCGTCAGAGTTTCTCTATGACGGTTTGCCGCAACAGAGGTCGTTATCCCAGATGCAATTATGTTGGCCGGCGACACAACAGGAGAATGCGTCTGGGCTGCAGAAACGGGGTGCCTGTTCACTTCGACAGAATGCTGTAG